AATAGGCGGGCCAGGTCAAGTTTTAGTTTAACGCGCTGACAGACAAGAGGACGAAGATGAGGGAAAGGCCGGAACCGGAAGCGATCAAGCCGCTGACAGCCAGGCAGCGCAAGCGCCTGCGCGAGATGCTGGTATCCATCTTGGAGAGCCATGGCAACCAGCGCGACTACCTGGTCTCCATGCTGCTTTCCGAAGCCGCCCCGGAATCAGGTGACGAGCCGTCTTTACGCTCTCTGCGGGCCATCAGTTCCAATGTCCTGGAACAACTGATCCTCATCCTGCGCGGCCTGAAAAACGGCCAGCCATCGATGTTCCTGTACTTTTTTGAGGCTTTAAAACACCTTCCCCTGGACGCTTCGCCCCGCTTCAAATCCGTGTTGCAAGACGTATTCGGCAGCGAACCCGCTCCCACGGAAATGCAGGTGGAACTGTTCCGGCAGCTGGAATTGCTGTACCTGCTGGCCAAGATGGAGGATTTCGAAGCCGCCCGGCAGCTTGCGGGCTCTCTGGAACCGCGGGTCTCCATTTCCCATCCCCAGCTTCACGTCATGTATCAGGTCTCGCAAGCCAGGATCCTCCAGCATCGGGGCAAACGCCTGCGGTTCACCTCACTGTGGCTGGGCCTGGTGAGCGACCTTTATCAGTTGGACGGCCCCGAAGGCGCGCTCTACGTAGTTTTGAGGTGGATCACGGTCCTGCACTGGGGCCGGGAAAGCTCGGCCAAAAAAGCCCTGCTGCTCAAGTTTGGCCCCGGATCCAGGCATGGCGGCAACCTGCTCTCCGCCAACCTGCTCTACGCTCTTTTTACCTTGGAAAACAAGCTGATCAGCCCCGACGAGAAAATGCAGTACGCGCGCCTGCTCTTCCGCCATCCCACAGCGCTGCTGACCGTCCAGCAGATGCAACTGCTGCATTTCTTCGCCGGCAACTACTACTCCGGGATGAAGCTCAGCATGCAGAAATCCATCCGCTACTACCAGCATTCCAACTATTTCATGCACAAAAGCTGGGCCTATCTGCAGGGGCTTTCCCAGTTTTTGCGCGAAAACCAGGGCTCGGGGCAGTTCGTTTCCACCATGCCGCATCTGGAACGCTGGGTGATCGAACTGGGCAGCCAGATGAGCTTGCAGAACAACGCCTATGTGGAAACCCTGCACGCGAACTATGAAACGATCCGGGAACTCTACCACCAGGTGGAGGAGCTATCCATCAC
The Candidatus Syntrophosphaera sp. DNA segment above includes these coding regions:
- a CDS encoding GGDEF domain-containing protein; the encoded protein is MRERPEPEAIKPLTARQRKRLREMLVSILESHGNQRDYLVSMLLSEAAPESGDEPSLRSLRAISSNVLEQLILILRGLKNGQPSMFLYFFEALKHLPLDASPRFKSVLQDVFGSEPAPTEMQVELFRQLELLYLLAKMEDFEAARQLAGSLEPRVSISHPQLHVMYQVSQARILQHRGKRLRFTSLWLGLVSDLYQLDGPEGALYVVLRWITVLHWGRESSAKKALLLKFGPGSRHGGNLLSANLLYALFTLENKLISPDEKMQYARLLFRHPTALLTVQQMQLLHFFAGNYYSGMKLSMQKSIRYYQHSNYFMHKSWAYLQGLSQFLRENQGSGQFVSTMPHLERWVIELGSQMSLQNNAYVETLHANYETIRELYHQVEELSITDNLTGLRNRRFLANNLYHMFQLASRHKVPVCFAMLDIDLFKRVNDEHGHIAGDKVLKELAQLLTGSFRKSDVIVRYGGEEFLLIFFDTRREHFMHLMEELRHRVQAHKFTFKGKTIRITVSIGVSCEVVPCLTEKQLSACIEKTDAALYIAKNTGRNMVVGHES